The Fibrobacter sp. UWP2 genomic sequence TTCATAAAGCTTTTTCATATTGACCTCTTTTTTAAAAAGGCACACAAACAAGAAAGTGCCTTTTTGTACACTCAAATATAAGAAAGAGGTGTGTCAAAATATGACAGAACGACGTGATGCAGGGAGGGGATGACTGCGAAGGGCTAGTCTATCACGGTGGCGACGACTTCGGCGTGGCCCACCTTATCGAGACCCAGTTTTTTGCCGGCGGCGACGCTCAAGTCGAGGATACGTCCGTCCACATAGGGGCCGCGGTCGTTCACGCGAACCACCACGCTCTTGCCGTTGTCTTTGCGCACCACCTTGAGCTTGGTACCAAAGGGCAAGCTCTTGTGGGCGCAGGTCATATCGTCCTGGTCAAAAATCTC encodes the following:
- a CDS encoding septal ring lytic transglycosylase RlpA family protein translates to MVSLLLAGCAGKASISARKGFVRNPEKHYASKEKAEVGTKITGQASYYGPGFDGKKTASGEIFDQDDMTCAHKSLPFGTKLKVVRKDNGKSVVVRVNDRGPYVDGRILDLSVAAGKKLGLDKVGHAEVVATVID